One region of Armigeres subalbatus isolate Guangzhou_Male chromosome 3, GZ_Asu_2, whole genome shotgun sequence genomic DNA includes:
- the LOC134220091 gene encoding uncharacterized protein LOC134220091, producing MPYESTVLGLVLLVGFVAAQYDYDTTESSYPNYPSYPDYGTSEQPTDYGGTDYGATDYGATDYGYTDYGVTTNPTITTSGGIDPGLYPDYGDYGVITQTPVVTKPTTIPGPCNRFPKTIINWYIIQRPTPATIRRRIAPIRRQRIFTEYRFPWSRVYGVPQYRARPRVAPVTVRKQQTGKYRTYRKGAVSKIMRYYW from the exons ATGCCGTACGAAAGCACAGTGTTGGGCTTAGTACTGCTGGTG GGTTTCGTGGCAGCTCAGTATGATTACGATACAACCGAAAGTTCATACCCTAACTACCCCAGCTATCCAGATTATGGAACCTCGGAGCAACCTACGGATTATGGTGGCACCGATTACGGTGCCACAGATTATGGCGCCACAGATTACGGCTATACCGACTACGGCGTCACAACGAATCCCACTATAACAACAAGCGGAGGCATCGATCCTGGACTGTATCCCGATTATGGTGATTACGGGGTAATAACTCAAACTCCAGTGGTAACCAAACCAACAACGATACCGGGGCCGTGTAACCGTTTTCCGAAAACTATCATCAACTGGTATATCATACAGCGGCCCACACCCGCAACGATTAGACGCCGAATTGCACCGATCAGGCGTCAGCGTATCTTCACTGAGTATAGGTTTCCCTGGAGCAGAGTTTATGGAGTTCCGCAGTACCGTGCCCGGCCACGTGTTGCTCCTGTCACAGTACGCAAGCAACAAACTGGCAAATATAGAACTTATCGGAAAGGTGCTGTATCCAAAATAATGCGATATTATTGGTAA